In one window of Cytophagaceae bacterium ABcell3 DNA:
- a CDS encoding PCMD domain-containing protein codes for MNGDFEEWIDEDDYMLAEHWGAMNFCATFGGQSSCMIVLERSDDAQSGNYAAKIMNSEDAGGDVTPGYMWSFEDMESFGHPFDGRPIALTGYYKFNQEGNDVGDLSVGLFHDFDEDDMDEGAEGLAGSGYLEFTSSVSGWTHFVIPINYTNEGEIERVVVTASSSQDDDNATAGTYLMLDNLHFAYTEDELEEPTSVLTSLELSTQVYPVPASTHVIVECPVDILGTRVLNMHGAVVPASFSGNQLNIGNLSGGVYMVELETAEGVFRKKIIKQ; via the coding sequence ATGAATGGTGATTTTGAGGAGTGGATAGATGAAGATGATTATATGTTAGCTGAGCATTGGGGGGCTATGAATTTTTGTGCGACTTTTGGAGGACAAAGTTCTTGTATGATAGTTTTAGAACGTAGTGATGATGCTCAGTCTGGGAACTATGCAGCTAAAATTATGAATTCGGAAGACGCAGGAGGGGATGTCACGCCTGGATATATGTGGAGCTTTGAAGATATGGAATCTTTTGGCCACCCTTTTGATGGACGACCTATCGCATTGACTGGTTACTATAAGTTTAACCAAGAAGGAAATGATGTTGGGGATTTATCTGTAGGTCTTTTTCATGATTTTGATGAGGATGATATGGATGAAGGTGCAGAAGGTCTAGCTGGGTCTGGATATTTAGAGTTTACATCTTCAGTGAGCGGTTGGACTCATTTTGTTATTCCTATCAATTACACAAATGAAGGGGAAATTGAAAGAGTCGTGGTTACGGCTAGCAGCAGTCAAGACGATGATAATGCTACGGCTGGAACTTATCTTATGCTTGATAACCTGCATTTTGCATATACAGAGGATGAGCTTGAAGAACCAACTTCTGTTTTGACCTCTCTTGAACTTTCTACACAGGTTTATCCTGTTCCTGCCAGTACACATGTAATTGTCGAGTGCCCTGTAGACATTCTTGGTACACGTGTATTGAATATGCATGGAGCTGTAGTGCCTGCTTCTTTTTCGGGAAATCAATTGAATATCGGCAACCTTAGTGGAGGGGTGTATATGGTAGAATTGGAAACTGCTGAAGGAGTGTTTAGGAAAAAAATCATTAAGCAGTAA
- a CDS encoding LemA family protein yields MTTWIIIGVTALLVIMTISIYNRLVSLRNRRENAFADIDVQLKQRHDLIPQLLGSVKGYMKHEEGVLTKITEARSKAMNAGSLDGRIEAESQLSSALQGLRVQVEAYPDLKANQNFMHLQAEISDIENKLAASRRFFNSATREYNTSLQSFPANMLAGMFGFHTKPMFDVGPDRGNMDKAPEIKF; encoded by the coding sequence ATGACTACTTGGATAATAATAGGAGTAACAGCTCTTCTGGTAATTATGACCATCAGTATTTATAACAGATTGGTTAGCCTGAGAAACAGAAGAGAAAATGCTTTTGCAGACATCGATGTTCAACTAAAACAACGCCATGACCTTATCCCTCAACTATTAGGCAGTGTAAAGGGATATATGAAACATGAAGAAGGTGTTTTAACCAAGATTACAGAAGCAAGAAGCAAAGCTATGAATGCAGGCAGCTTGGATGGCCGTATTGAGGCTGAATCCCAATTAAGTTCTGCACTACAGGGACTACGCGTGCAAGTAGAAGCCTATCCTGACCTAAAAGCAAATCAGAATTTCATGCACCTACAGGCTGAAATATCTGATATTGAAAACAAACTGGCAGCCTCTAGGAGGTTCTTTAACTCAGCCACCCGAGAGTACAACACATCGCTTCAGAGTTTTCCGGCTAATATGCTGGCTGGAATGTTCGGATTCCATACCAAACCAATGTTTGATGTAGGCCCCGACAGAGGCAATATGGACAAAGCGCCTGAAATAAAATTCTAA
- a CDS encoding M48 family metallopeptidase, whose product MAKYVGIQTQIRKNNQKSVLLLAGFPLLILATVWLFFFFTMYDPNGHTDMSTVNNYFVDAIPVVFIGTAIWFTIAFLMHSSMIKMATGAQPLSRKENMRVYNLVENLCISEGMPMPKINIIRDNSLNAFASGINEKTYTVTLTEGIINKLDDRELEGVIAHELMHIKNKDVRLLIISIIFVGIFSFIAQIAFRSMLFGGHRRRDKDNKALLIALVLAIVAYLLSILFRFAISRSREYMADSGAAEMTKNPRALASALRKISGNYQVKSVKSPDVAEMFIENRPDKSSGLMASITGLFATHPPIEKRIQILEQF is encoded by the coding sequence ATGGCTAAATATGTAGGAATACAAACCCAGATCAGGAAAAACAACCAAAAATCGGTGCTACTCCTGGCGGGTTTCCCTTTACTGATACTTGCCACTGTTTGGCTGTTTTTCTTTTTTACTATGTACGACCCCAATGGGCATACTGACATGTCTACTGTCAACAACTACTTTGTTGATGCTATACCTGTAGTTTTCATAGGGACAGCCATATGGTTTACCATAGCTTTTCTCATGCACAGTTCTATGATAAAAATGGCTACAGGCGCACAACCCCTTTCACGGAAAGAAAATATGAGGGTCTATAATTTGGTAGAAAACTTATGTATCAGCGAAGGAATGCCTATGCCTAAGATCAACATCATCAGAGACAATTCGCTCAATGCCTTTGCCAGTGGTATTAACGAAAAAACCTATACTGTTACGCTTACAGAAGGCATTATTAACAAGCTGGACGACCGCGAGCTGGAAGGCGTCATAGCGCATGAACTGATGCACATAAAAAACAAAGACGTCAGACTGCTTATAATCAGTATCATATTTGTGGGCATTTTCTCTTTCATAGCCCAAATTGCCTTTAGAAGTATGTTATTTGGAGGTCATAGGCGAAGAGACAAAGACAATAAAGCCTTATTGATTGCTTTAGTCCTCGCAATTGTAGCTTACCTATTGTCCATTCTGTTCAGGTTTGCCATTTCCAGAAGCCGGGAATACATGGCAGACAGTGGTGCCGCAGAAATGACCAAAAACCCTAGGGCGCTGGCCTCTGCACTGAGAAAAATATCTGGGAACTATCAGGTAAAATCTGTAAAAAGCCCCGATGTCGCAGAAATGTTCATTGAAAACCGGCCCGATAAATCATCAGGGTTGATGGCTTCTATAACCGGGCTTTTTGCCACACACCCACCTATAGAAAAAAGAATCCAGATATTAGAACAGTTTTAA
- a CDS encoding sulfite exporter TauE/SafE family protein, protein MIQLISEADFVNLLLLYLAGTVGYIISTISGGGGALLLVPILNFLIGARITPPVLNLGNFIGKPARIFIFRNFIDWRITKYYVPPAIIGTLIGAWFLATVRLDWLQIIVGLFLISTIFQFRFGKKTRSFKMPLYWFAPIGMVFAILSTIVGAIGPVLNPFYLNAGIDKERLVVTKTVNSFLVSLTQVGSYAFFGILYGELWIMGVALGLGAVTGNILAKNLLGKMNNQAFRYWLIGVMFISGIIMIVRQLL, encoded by the coding sequence TTGATCCAACTAATCTCAGAAGCGGACTTTGTAAACTTATTGTTACTCTATTTGGCGGGAACAGTCGGTTACATTATATCCACCATATCAGGGGGCGGAGGCGCCTTGCTGTTAGTTCCAATACTAAACTTCCTCATTGGCGCCAGAATTACACCACCAGTTTTAAACCTTGGAAATTTTATAGGCAAACCTGCAAGAATTTTCATTTTTCGAAATTTCATTGACTGGCGAATAACAAAATATTATGTACCTCCTGCCATTATAGGCACTTTAATTGGCGCTTGGTTTCTTGCAACTGTACGCTTAGACTGGCTGCAAATCATTGTAGGACTGTTCCTGATCAGCACCATTTTCCAGTTTAGGTTTGGCAAAAAAACACGATCTTTTAAAATGCCTCTTTACTGGTTTGCCCCAATAGGTATGGTTTTCGCCATCCTTAGTACCATTGTGGGCGCTATAGGCCCTGTATTAAATCCTTTTTATTTAAATGCTGGAATAGATAAGGAACGGCTTGTCGTTACCAAAACGGTAAATTCCTTTCTAGTCTCACTTACCCAAGTTGGCAGTTATGCTTTTTTCGGCATACTCTATGGTGAGCTATGGATAATGGGGGTTGCTTTAGGCTTAGGTGCTGTTACTGGAAATATCTTAGCAAAAAACCTTCTAGGAAAAATGAACAACCAAGCCTTTAGATATTGGCTCATTGGCGTAATGTTCATAAGTGGCATTATAATGATTGTAAGGCAATTATTATAA
- the fabF gene encoding beta-ketoacyl-ACP synthase II codes for MKKVVITGLGAVTPIGNNVSEYWDSLINGRSGAAEITRFDASKFKTRFACELKNFDPLEYIKKPEIRKYDPFIIYALAAAQQALDMSGAESIANKHDIGVIWGTGNGGFATFEEQVTEYVEGDGTPRFNPYFIPKTIPNMASGIIAIKHGLTGINFTAVSACAAANTAIMDAFNYIRWGKAKMIVTGGSEAGITPATMGGFSAMKALSTNNDNPAGACRPFDAQRDGFVMGEGAGALVLEEYEHAVARGANIIAEVAGAAMTADAYHISATHPEGEGAARAIELALQDANLTAADMGYINCHATSTPVGDLSETNAIAKVFAKHLDKIKISATKSMTGHLLGGAGAIEAIASILAVKNNIIPPTINTSELDEKIPEGLNIVIGKAVEHKVNVAMSNAFGFGGHNAIVIFKKH; via the coding sequence ATGAAAAAAGTAGTAATTACCGGCCTTGGTGCCGTGACCCCTATCGGGAACAATGTTTCTGAATATTGGGATTCATTGATAAACGGAAGAAGCGGAGCAGCAGAAATCACCCGCTTTGACGCATCAAAATTTAAAACACGATTTGCCTGCGAACTAAAAAACTTCGACCCGCTGGAATACATAAAAAAGCCAGAAATCCGCAAATACGACCCTTTTATTATATATGCCTTGGCAGCAGCTCAACAAGCACTAGATATGTCCGGGGCAGAATCTATAGCCAACAAGCATGACATTGGCGTAATATGGGGCACTGGGAACGGAGGCTTCGCTACCTTTGAGGAACAGGTAACTGAATATGTAGAAGGAGACGGTACACCACGCTTCAATCCATACTTCATACCTAAAACCATACCGAACATGGCTTCTGGCATCATAGCCATAAAGCACGGCCTTACAGGTATAAACTTTACCGCTGTTTCTGCCTGTGCTGCGGCAAATACGGCCATTATGGATGCATTCAATTACATCCGTTGGGGCAAAGCCAAAATGATCGTTACCGGAGGCTCTGAAGCGGGCATTACCCCAGCCACTATGGGAGGTTTCTCGGCCATGAAAGCCTTGTCTACCAACAATGACAATCCAGCAGGAGCATGCCGCCCTTTTGACGCACAAAGAGACGGTTTTGTTATGGGCGAAGGCGCCGGAGCGCTGGTTCTGGAAGAATATGAGCATGCTGTAGCAAGAGGTGCCAACATCATTGCCGAAGTGGCGGGCGCTGCTATGACTGCCGATGCCTACCATATTTCTGCCACCCACCCTGAGGGAGAAGGGGCGGCACGTGCCATAGAACTAGCCCTACAAGATGCCAACTTAACAGCCGCTGACATGGGCTATATCAACTGCCACGCCACCTCTACCCCTGTTGGCGACCTTAGCGAAACCAACGCCATTGCGAAAGTATTTGCCAAACACTTGGACAAGATAAAAATAAGTGCCACCAAGTCCATGACAGGTCACCTCCTAGGTGGTGCTGGTGCTATAGAAGCCATTGCCTCTATTTTAGCCGTCAAAAACAACATTATTCCGCCTACTATCAACACTTCCGAACTGGATGAAAAAATTCCGGAAGGCTTAAATATCGTTATAGGAAAAGCTGTAGAACATAAAGTAAATGTTGCCATGAGCAACGCCTTTGGTTTTGGCGGGCATAATGCCATCGTTATTTTCAAAAAGCACTAA
- a CDS encoding GNAT family N-acetyltransferase translates to MKIHFSDNKKVNRDQLLEIYKANKWSSAEKPDLLVKALLNSDALVTAWHEDKLIGLGNAISDGHLVVYYPHLLVHPNYQCKGIGKMIVEKLQEKYAGFHQQMLVSDAKATDFYIKCGFKPAGQAQAMWVYEGDDH, encoded by the coding sequence ATGAAAATCCACTTTAGCGACAATAAAAAAGTAAACCGCGACCAGCTCCTGGAAATCTACAAGGCCAATAAATGGTCTTCTGCAGAAAAGCCAGACCTCCTTGTAAAGGCGCTTTTAAACTCAGATGCATTAGTTACGGCATGGCATGAGGATAAACTTATAGGTTTGGGCAATGCCATTTCAGACGGACATCTGGTAGTATATTACCCCCATTTGCTTGTTCACCCCAATTATCAGTGTAAGGGAATAGGCAAAATGATTGTTGAAAAACTACAGGAAAAATACGCTGGATTTCATCAGCAAATGCTGGTCTCTGACGCCAAAGCTACCGATTTTTACATAAAGTGCGGCTTTAAACCAGCAGGACAAGCTCAGGCCATGTGGGTTTATGAGGGGGATGATCATTGA
- a CDS encoding isoaspartyl peptidase/L-asparaginase, with translation MANKQYGRVGDSPIIGAGTYADNRTCAVSCTGHGEYFMRLQVAKEVSALMAYKGLSLAEAADHVINHQLSELGGTGGLIAVDRNGNFTMPFNTSGMFRGLIKDGEVKVEMFE, from the coding sequence ATGGCCAACAAGCAATATGGTAGGGTAGGAGATTCACCTATTATAGGTGCCGGTACTTATGCCGACAACCGTACCTGTGCCGTTTCCTGCACGGGCCATGGCGAATATTTTATGAGACTTCAGGTTGCCAAAGAAGTTTCCGCGCTCATGGCTTATAAGGGCCTGTCCCTCGCCGAAGCTGCCGACCATGTCATAAACCACCAACTTTCAGAACTTGGCGGAACCGGTGGCTTAATAGCTGTTGACCGCAACGGGAACTTTACCATGCCTTTTAACACGTCCGGTATGTTCCGTGGTTTAATTAAGGATGGAGAAGTGAAGGTGGAGATGTTTGAGTGA
- a CDS encoding IS3 family transposase, which produces MSEKKELAVKYIGQGLTRDRVLEILQLTRHQFYYIPKAGRRGRKKSSVVFRRVDDEHTECTNEDVVAEISRIQLDPDTDYGYRKMTIQLMLLGFVINHKKVYRLMKKALLLKARQKATGKTYVKYRIVTPEGPLEVLEMDIKQVWITRERRYAYILTIIDTFTRAVLHWSVGFNMRKSQIKQAWEAVITEHLQAADQLSKGVHVELRNDNGPQFSAAEIRGFFKENYINQVFTHPYTPQENGHVESFHSILKHALEGHTFWSLDELEERLNVFYYKYNNVRLHSSIAYLWPMKFWELWNEGKIIRIEKAKKRVKFKLSIPYQEISGNGSRREVSCSNTSPLNEGENLQKEVNGPNTPSYTTSVQRSPSVVSC; this is translated from the coding sequence CTGTCCGAAAAAAAAGAATTAGCTGTAAAGTACATCGGCCAGGGATTAACAAGGGATAGAGTTCTTGAGATTCTACAACTTACAAGGCACCAGTTTTACTATATACCTAAGGCAGGACGCAGAGGCCGTAAGAAAAGCTCTGTGGTCTTCAGGCGTGTTGATGATGAACACACCGAGTGTACAAATGAGGATGTGGTGGCAGAAATTTCCAGAATACAATTAGATCCGGACACAGATTATGGCTATCGGAAAATGACAATACAGCTGATGCTGCTTGGCTTTGTAATCAATCATAAGAAGGTGTACAGGTTGATGAAAAAAGCTTTATTGCTTAAAGCCAGACAGAAAGCAACTGGGAAAACATATGTCAAATATCGTATTGTTACACCCGAAGGTCCTCTGGAGGTTCTTGAAATGGATATTAAACAAGTCTGGATCACCAGAGAGCGGCGGTATGCCTACATTCTTACAATTATCGACACTTTTACCCGTGCGGTTCTGCACTGGTCTGTCGGGTTCAATATGCGAAAAAGTCAGATAAAACAGGCTTGGGAAGCAGTGATAACCGAGCATTTACAAGCTGCTGACCAGCTATCAAAAGGTGTTCATGTGGAGTTAAGGAATGATAATGGCCCTCAATTCAGTGCTGCTGAAATAAGAGGTTTTTTTAAGGAGAATTATATAAATCAGGTGTTTACACATCCATATACACCTCAGGAAAACGGTCATGTGGAAAGTTTTCATAGCATATTGAAGCACGCGTTAGAAGGGCATACGTTCTGGTCCCTTGATGAATTAGAAGAACGCCTGAATGTGTTCTACTACAAGTACAACAACGTAAGGCTGCATTCTTCAATAGCATACCTCTGGCCAATGAAGTTCTGGGAATTATGGAATGAAGGAAAGATTATTCGTATTGAAAAAGCTAAAAAAAGAGTTAAATTTAAGCTATCAATACCATATCAGGAGATATCGGGTAATGGGAGCCGGAGGGAAGTTTCCTGCTCAAATACGAGCCCTCTCAATGAGGGCGAGAATTTGCAAAAAGAAGTGAATGGGCCCAACACTCCAAGTTACACGACATCGGTTCAAAGGTCACCGTCAGTCGTTTCCTGCTGA
- a CDS encoding transposase — MSVKKRTFTKEEKVKILKEAESNGVQVTLDKYGVYPATYYNWKKKFESMGDAGFRHGMTPEHLKEIRRLEKENDYLKKIIAEKELEARLKDDLLKKKYPCPKKKN; from the coding sequence ATGTCCGTGAAAAAGAGAACATTTACCAAAGAAGAAAAAGTCAAGATCCTCAAAGAAGCTGAAAGCAATGGCGTTCAGGTGACCCTTGACAAGTATGGAGTATATCCTGCCACATATTACAACTGGAAGAAAAAATTTGAAAGCATGGGCGATGCAGGTTTCCGGCACGGCATGACCCCGGAACATCTGAAGGAAATCAGAAGACTTGAAAAAGAGAATGACTATCTGAAGAAAATAATAGCTGAAAAGGAGCTGGAAGCCCGTTTAAAAGATGATCTGCTAAAAAAGAAGTATCCCTGTCCGAAAAAAAAGAATTAG
- a CDS encoding isoaspartyl peptidase/L-asparaginase has translation MKSPENNIVLLVHGGAGNITPAHLNAQRQKEYEEALKEALQAGYSILQDGGSGLDAVEASVHILENSPLFNAGRGSVLTREGNIEMDASVMSGKDLNAGAVSGVTTIKNPISGARAVMEQSPHVLLSGKGAEQFASEAGVEVADKSYFFTERRKQELKRIRERQSSDTTGNIHLSEDLDKYGTVGAVALDKEGNLYAATSTGGMANKQYGRVGDSPIIGAGTYADNRTCAVSCTGHGEYFMRLQVAKEVSVLMAYKGLSLAEAADHVINHQLSELGGTGGLIAVDRNGNFSMPFNTSGMFRGVIKDGEVKVEMFE, from the coding sequence GTGAAATCACCTGAAAATAATATTGTACTTCTTGTACATGGCGGAGCCGGTAATATAACACCGGCCCATTTAAATGCACAGCGACAGAAAGAATATGAAGAAGCCTTAAAGGAGGCGCTTCAAGCTGGTTATTCCATTCTCCAAGACGGAGGAAGTGGACTGGATGCGGTAGAAGCGTCTGTACACATTCTTGAAAACTCCCCTTTATTCAATGCAGGACGAGGGTCTGTGCTTACCAGAGAGGGAAATATAGAAATGGATGCCTCTGTGATGAGTGGGAAAGACCTTAATGCCGGGGCGGTTTCTGGTGTTACCACTATCAAAAATCCTATTTCTGGAGCTAGGGCGGTAATGGAGCAGTCGCCCCACGTGCTGCTGTCAGGCAAAGGGGCAGAGCAATTTGCTTCTGAGGCAGGTGTTGAAGTTGCTGATAAATCATATTTTTTTACCGAAAGAAGAAAGCAGGAACTGAAAAGGATCCGTGAAAGACAATCTTCAGATACTACCGGAAATATTCACCTTTCAGAAGATCTTGATAAGTATGGAACAGTAGGTGCTGTTGCTTTAGATAAAGAGGGTAATTTGTATGCCGCTACATCCACCGGCGGTATGGCCAACAAGCAATATGGTAGGGTAGGAGATTCACCTATTATAGGTGCCGGTACGTATGCCGACAACCGTACCTGTGCCGTTTCCTGCACGGGCCATGGCGAATATTTTATGAGACTTCAGGTTGCCAAAGAAGTTTCCGTGCTCATGGCTTATAAGGGTCTGTCCCTCGCCGAAGCTGCCGACCATGTCATAAACCACCAACTTTCAGAACTTGGCGGAACCGGTGGCTTAATAGCTGTTGACCGCAACGGGAACTTTTCCATGCCTTTTAACACGTCCGGGATGTTCCGTGGTGTTATCAAGGATGGAGAAGTGAAGGTGGAGATGTTTGAGTAG
- a CDS encoding acyl-CoA desaturase — protein sequence MPEKVKFKSTSKSQFFATVRARVDEYFEKNSLSKNANGLMVAKTIFFLGAFVGLYALIVSGAFSLWAMLVMAILLGMVTACIGFNVCHDAIHGSYSSNPKVNKALGFLFNIIGANAYVWSITHNIIHHTYTNIHGHDEDLEIAPGLIRLSVHEKPKKIQRYQHIYGLFLYGLASLSWVFRKDFIKFFKKELGSYDNSNPPKQEYFNLFFFKGLYYVLFIVVPLIVLDLAWWQFLIGFLAMHLAEGWVLGLVFQLAHVVEDTEFPEPDENNIIEEAWAAHQMKTTANFSTGKFLATWFCGGLNMQVEHHLFPKICHIHYPQIAPIVKKTAHEFGLPYIENKTFVSAIGSHYRILKKYAEDAKNLSSGAKQPTVA from the coding sequence ATGCCAGAAAAGGTAAAGTTTAAAAGTACATCTAAATCACAATTTTTCGCTACGGTAAGAGCAAGAGTAGATGAATATTTTGAGAAGAACAGCCTTTCTAAAAATGCCAATGGGCTAATGGTTGCTAAAACCATCTTTTTTTTAGGGGCATTTGTTGGTTTGTATGCATTGATTGTTTCGGGGGCTTTTTCGCTATGGGCAATGCTGGTAATGGCCATACTGCTAGGAATGGTTACTGCTTGTATCGGATTTAATGTATGTCATGATGCTATTCACGGTAGTTATTCTTCCAATCCGAAAGTAAATAAAGCACTTGGTTTCTTGTTCAATATCATTGGAGCCAATGCTTATGTTTGGAGTATTACCCATAATATTATACATCACACTTATACCAATATTCATGGGCATGATGAGGACTTGGAAATAGCACCTGGTTTAATACGTTTGAGTGTGCATGAAAAACCCAAAAAGATCCAGCGTTATCAGCATATTTATGGGTTGTTTCTTTATGGACTGGCCAGCCTTTCGTGGGTGTTTAGAAAAGACTTTATCAAGTTCTTTAAAAAAGAACTAGGGAGTTACGATAACTCCAACCCTCCTAAACAGGAATATTTTAATTTGTTTTTCTTTAAAGGGTTATATTATGTACTTTTTATTGTGGTTCCGTTGATTGTGCTTGACCTTGCATGGTGGCAGTTTTTGATAGGATTTCTTGCCATGCACCTTGCAGAAGGCTGGGTATTGGGGCTAGTGTTCCAACTTGCTCATGTGGTGGAAGATACCGAATTTCCTGAACCGGATGAAAACAACATTATAGAAGAAGCTTGGGCAGCACATCAAATGAAAACTACAGCCAATTTTTCTACTGGTAAGTTTCTTGCTACTTGGTTTTGTGGAGGGTTAAATATGCAGGTGGAACATCATCTGTTCCCTAAAATATGCCATATCCATTATCCTCAAATAGCGCCTATTGTTAAGAAAACAGCCCATGAGTTTGGGTTGCCTTACATTGAGAATAAAACTTTTGTGTCTGCCATAGGGTCTCATTATAGGATTTTGAAAAAGTATGCTGAGGACGCGAAGAATTTATCGTCAGGTGCCAAACAGCCTACTGTGGCATGA
- a CDS encoding histidine phosphatase family protein, giving the protein MKSKKIYLIRHGQTDFNLKGIVQGGRVDTDLNETGRKQAKAFFDQYKHIPFKKIYTSALKRTVQSVQHFLDLGIPHECHAGLNEISWGDKDGKIVTSEDTKYYWTMLEAWGRGELDQCIEGGESPIDVQKRLRKVMDVIASRSDEDVILICMHGRAIRILLATLLNYELKFMDMYPHTNLGLYILEYSGSNYSLALKNDSTHLDDLNVDKI; this is encoded by the coding sequence TTGAAGAGTAAAAAAATTTATCTGATCCGTCACGGACAAACGGATTTTAACCTTAAGGGTATTGTACAAGGCGGTAGGGTAGATACTGACCTAAACGAAACTGGACGCAAACAGGCCAAAGCTTTTTTTGACCAGTATAAGCATATCCCTTTCAAGAAAATATATACATCTGCACTAAAAAGAACCGTTCAGTCTGTTCAGCATTTTTTAGACTTGGGTATCCCTCATGAATGTCATGCAGGGCTTAATGAAATCAGTTGGGGGGACAAGGATGGGAAAATTGTTACTTCTGAGGATACCAAGTATTATTGGACAATGCTCGAAGCCTGGGGGCGAGGTGAGCTTGACCAGTGCATTGAAGGGGGGGAAAGCCCCATAGATGTCCAAAAAAGATTGCGAAAAGTGATGGATGTCATTGCTTCTAGAAGTGATGAAGATGTAATTTTGATTTGTATGCATGGAAGGGCTATCAGGATTTTGCTGGCTACGCTGCTTAATTACGAGCTGAAGTTTATGGATATGTACCCACATACTAATTTGGGCCTATATATTCTGGAGTATTCGGGAAGTAATTATAGTTTGGCGCTAAAGAATGATAGTACACACCTTGATGATTTGAACGTAGATAAAATATAG
- a CDS encoding hotdog fold thioesterase yields the protein MINTKISISELNKSVQNTLISYIGIEITNLTEQKVQGKMPVDARTHQPMGLLHGGASVSLAETLGSIGSSLCIDLEKQYPVGLEINANHVKSMSSGYVYGEATLIHFGKKTHIWDIRITNEKEELVCVSRLTVAILDKK from the coding sequence ATGATTAATACGAAAATAAGTATTTCGGAACTTAATAAATCTGTTCAAAATACACTCATTTCCTACATTGGAATTGAAATAACAAATTTAACAGAACAAAAGGTTCAAGGCAAAATGCCTGTAGACGCCAGAACACACCAACCTATGGGACTGTTACACGGCGGTGCCTCTGTGTCTCTGGCAGAAACCCTTGGCAGTATAGGCTCAAGCCTCTGCATTGATTTGGAGAAACAATATCCTGTAGGTCTTGAAATAAATGCCAACCATGTCAAAAGTATGTCGTCAGGCTATGTGTATGGAGAGGCTACATTAATTCATTTTGGAAAAAAAACACACATCTGGGACATACGCATAACCAATGAAAAAGAAGAATTGGTATGTGTCAGTAGGCTTACAGTAGCTATATTAGACAAAAAATAA